One segment of Carya illinoinensis cultivar Pawnee chromosome 1, C.illinoinensisPawnee_v1, whole genome shotgun sequence DNA contains the following:
- the LOC122313728 gene encoding 3beta-hydroxysteroid-dehydrogenase/decarboxylase, producing the protein MDDRLTEPNRRTCVVLGGRGFLGRSLVLRLLALPNWIVRVADSPRSLHLHPLHDSLLSLALSSGRASCHPLDVRDYSQILQAIEGSSVVFYMDISDLQRDDFYKCYTIIVQGAKNVINACRECKVRRLIYNSSADVVFNGLHDINNGDESLTYPWKFEDMMSDLKAQAEALILFANNIDGLLTCALRPSNVFGPEETQLVPLLVNLVKSGWAKFIIGSGENMSDFTYVENVSLAHVCAEEALDFRMVSVAGKAFFITNLEPMKFWDFVSLISDGLGYQRPLIKVPARMVWYILLLVKWVHEKLGSRKYNHSVSVHYIQLASRTRTFNCAAAQKHIGYSPVVSMEEGATLTVKSLSNVAEDSYYARYNSFNEQSKVEKLLGGGEVADILLWRDEKKTFIYFLSLVLLFYWFFLSGRTFMSSAAKLLLLINVILFGYGIVSSKIVAITFQRIPSSCFEVSETSVKYSVATLAYMWNNGIQRIQSLAQGEDWRNFFKVAVSLYFLRLILLQSLTAVIGVALVFSFTAFFVYEQYESEIDGFIKVLFNSIKGSVGLLTRNLLPSASSFIRNYNSFLRNKGHAAL; encoded by the exons ATGGATGACCGGCTCACGGAGCCGAACCGCAGGACCTGCGTTGTCCTAGGCGGTCGAGGCTTCCTTGGCAGATCTCTAGTCCTTAGGCTCTTGGCACTCCCCAACTGGATCGTTCGAGTTGCCGATTCCCCTCGCTCCCTCCACCTCCATCCCCTCCACGACTCCCTTCTCTCCCTAGCTCTCTCTTCCGGTCGCGCTTCCTGCCACCCCCTTGACGTTCgcgattattctcaaatcctccAAG CAATTGAAGGTTCGTCTGTTGTATTCTATATGGACATTAGCGACTTACAAAGAGATGATTTCTACAAGTGCTACACGATTATAGTTCAAG GTGCAAAAAACGTTATTAACGCTTGCCGAGAGTGCAAAGTCAGAAGGCTAATATACAACAGTTCTGCAGATGTAGTATTTAATGGTCTACATGATATAAATAATGGAGATGAATCCTTGACATACCCTTGGAAA TTTGAGGACATGATGAGTGACCTTAAGGCTCAAGCAGAAGCGCTGATCCTGTTTGCTAACAACATTGATGGCCTCCTAACATGTGCTCTTCGTCCTAGCAACGTCTTTGGACCTGAAGAAACACAGCTTGTGCCATTGTTAGTAAATTTAGTGAAATCTGGTTGGGCAAAG TTTATTATAGGAAGTGGTGAAAACATGTCCGACTTCACCTATGTTGAGAATGTTAGTCTTGCCCATGTCTGTGCAGAAGAAGCTTTAGATTTTCGGATGGTCTCTGTGGCTGGAAAG GCATTTTTCATCACTAATCTTGAGCCTATGAAGTTCTGGGACTTCGTATCTCTCATATCAGATGGCTTGGGATATCAAAG ACCATTAATAAAAGTTCCTGCTAGGATGGTTTGGTATATTCTCCTTCTTGTCAAATGGGTGCatgaaaaattgggatccaGAAAATACAACCATTCTGTATCAGTTCATTATATTCAATTAGCCTCACGCACTAGAACGTTTAACTGCGCTGCAGCTCAGAAACATATTGGATACTCACCAGTAGTTTCCATGGaa GAAGGTGCCACTTTGACTGTGAAATCATTGTCCAATGTAGCCGAAGACTCATATTACGCAAGATATAACAGCTTCAATGAACAATCAAAAGTAGAAAAGCTGCTGGGCGGCGGGGAAG TTGCGGACATTTTGCTGTGGAGAGACGAGAAGaaaacatttatatattttctttctctggTTCTGTTGTTTTACTGGTTTTTCCTTTCTGGAAGAACTTTCATGTCATCTGCTGCAAAGCTTCTGCTTCTGATTAATGTTATCCTTTTTGGATATGGTATTGTATCATCAAAGAT AGTTGCTATCACTTTTCAGAGAATACCTTCGTCTTGTTTTGAAGTGTCAGAAACATCGGTGAAATATTCAGTTGCAACCCTAGCATATATGTGGAACAATGGCATCCAACGTATACAGTCCTTGGCCCAAGGGGAGGATTGGAGAAATTTCTTCAAG GTAGCagtttctctctattttctgaGGTTGATTCTGTTGCAATCATTGACTGCAGTGATTGGTGTAG CCCTTGTCTTTTCATTCACTGCATTCTTTGTTTACGAGCAATACGAGTCAGAAATTGATGGATTCATAAAAGTTCTGTTCAACAGTATAAAGGGTTCAGTGGGACTGTTGACAAGGAATTTGCTTCCTAGTGCATCATCATTTATTCGAAACTACAACAGCTTTCTTAGAAACAAAGGTCATGCTGCATTATAA